The genomic DNA GGAAATCTAGAGTGTGCTACTGATTCTAAACAATTTTCACAGTAAATACTTCCTTAGAGGCATTCTTCAAACATGAAATATCTCATTAAGTCTCCAAGGAAAAGTCACGTTGAAATCTAAAAGGCGACAGCTAGTCTTTGCTCGGGATCAAACTCCAAACCATGACTCATGATAGTTTTGTCAGAGGGTAAACCTAAAATAACAATCGTGATTGGACGATAAAGAGAATAGAGCGTCATGTTGACATAAATCTCTAAGCCCCAGggtttaaaatttcaatttctgaaaagAAATCAATAGGTGATTATGTTGGGCCTGAAAAGAATTTTGGGTCTGTCTGGCGGAGTGGTGGTTGACGAGGAAAATCGAAAGGAACTCTGAAGCGCGGACGAATGCTAACGGCTTTTATAGGATTGTAACTGTGATTTCATCCTATAAAGCTATCAAAACGTTTCATTGGTCTACAATCTGTGAACTGGAGGCGTGATTCGACAAAACAATTGTGTGAATTTATAGCAATCCTAAAACCAATTTATCTGGAACCTTGTTAGAGGATAACAATCACTGAGTCGGTCAGTTTTCGATCTGATAAGGTATCAAGCCAGTTTTCCTTTAACTTCTGCGTTCGGCTCGGCTCGACTTCAAGGAAAGAGATGAGTTGGATTCGAGATCAAGGTCATTTGTCTCGTGTGTTAGAGGAAGAGCTGAAATGTCCGGTGTGCCTAGACGAATTCGAAGATCCAAAGAATCTGTGTTGTTCTCACACATTCTGCAAACGGTGTCTGAGTCCGATGGTGGAACACAATTTGCGTCGATCCTTCTTGCGTTGCCCCACCTGCAGGCGAGAAACTGAGATACATTTTCCGGAGGGCATCGACGGTCTGCCTACAAATTACATCGCGATTGCTCTAATATCCGGGAAAAGTAGAACCAAAGAGATCAAGGAGGTGGAGGACCGTGTAAATAAATGCAAGGAGACTTTGCAAGACAAAAAGGGATTGTTGTCCAAGATCATGGACACATCGCAGAGTCTTGGAAACCGAAGGCAGcaagttgaaggtgaaattCGGCAAGCTGCAGAAAGAATTGTGCTGATGGTGAGAACTAGAGAGGAAGAACTTATAGAAGAGCTTAATTCGGCTGTGGCTCGACAGCAGAGTGATTTAAGACAGCAAAAAGTTGTGATACAGAATTTGATAGCAGATGCAAATAGGATACTCAATGATGCCCAGCAACAAATCAATGCACTCTCCACAAAGAGGCTTGTTGAAGCTAAAGATTCGATCCTATCTCAGCTCCGAGACATTGATGGTATAGAGACGGACATACCGGAAATTAATCCCATTGTATTTACTCCAAACACAAGTTTTAACGAAAGTGAACAACTAACTAAACTTGGAAAACTGGACGTTCATTCTACTCAAGAAGACCCAGAGAGCTCTGACATTCATTCAATTAGTCTCGATTACTCAACAGGTGAAATACAAATTTCTGCTTTTGGAACACCTGGGGCTGACAAGGGTGAATTTACCCTCCCGTGGGGCGTGGCCATACGGGACGATGGCTGTATTGCTGTTGCTGATCATGCTAACAGCAGGATTCAAGTATTTGATCATCGAGGcagtttccttcattttttaacAGATGATGAAGTAGAGAGTGTTCATCTTCCCACCGGCATTGCGTTTGACCTTGATCATCACCTTGTAACCTTCGATGATGAAACTCACAAAATCAAAGTATTGGACTCTGAAGGTCGGCTGATTAGTTGCATGAACACTGAGACTAAACTTGGCACCAAAGTGGAGGGAATATCAGTTGATAATGAAGGACACATAATTGTCACGGACTCGTCAAATGAACGGGTACTAGTGTTTCACCATAGTGGACATTTATGTCTTGAATTCGGAGCTGATGGGAAAAACAAGCTGGGCTGGCCATCATCTGCAGTTTTCCATCAAGGGCGATTTATTGTCTCTGACACATTTAACCACTGCCTCAAGGTGTACAACCGACATGGTGTCTACCTTCAGCAGATTGGAAGATCAGGAAGAGAGCCAGGACAATTTATCAAACCGCGAGGACTGGCTGTGGATTCAGGAGGTAACATACTTGTGTGCGATTCTGGCAACTGTCGCATCCAAGTCCTTGACTCTTATGGAAACTTCGTAAAGAGCTTTGGAGGCTTTGGTGAGGAAGA from Pocillopora verrucosa isolate sample1 chromosome 10, ASM3666991v2, whole genome shotgun sequence includes the following:
- the LOC131788407 gene encoding tripartite motif-containing protein 3-like produces the protein MSWIRDQGHLSRVLEEELKCPVCLDEFEDPKNLCCSHTFCKRCLSPMVEHNLRRSFLRCPTCRRETEIHFPEGIDGLPTNYIAIALISGKSRTKEIKEVEDRVNKCKETLQDKKGLLSKIMDTSQSLGNRRQQVEGEIRQAAERIVLMVRTREEELIEELNSAVARQQSDLRQQKVVIQNLIADANRILNDAQQQINALSTKRLVEAKDSILSQLRDIDGIETDIPEINPIVFTPNTSFNESEQLTKLGKLDVHSTQEDPESSDIHSISLDYSTGEIQISAFGTPGADKGEFTLPWGVAIRDDGCIAVADHANSRIQVFDHRGSFLHFLTDDEVESVHLPTGIAFDLDHHLVTFDDETHKIKVLDSEGRLISCMNTETKLGTKVEGISVDNEGHIIVTDSSNERVLVFHHSGHLCLEFGADGKNKLGWPSSAVFHQGRFIVSDTFNHCLKVYNRHGVYLQQIGRSGREPGQFIKPRGLAVDSGGNILVCDSGNCRIQVLDSYGNFVKSFGGFGEEEGKFCLPYSVAVGKRGEVVVSDCNSHRIQIFRFPSLNESSNPA